In Brevibacterium zhoupengii, the following are encoded in one genomic region:
- a CDS encoding phosphoenolpyruvate carboxykinase (GTP), whose amino-acid sequence MTVLDHDVVADQLKNAPTDSESVLSFVSRVAALTTPDDIVWVDGSEEQKATIADQLVEAGTIVRLTGTKDSFYAASDPEDVARVEGRTYICSEEEKDAGALNNWMAPAEMKETLEPLFTGSMRGRTMYVIPFVMGHAEADQPMFGIEVTDSPYVVLSMLVMARSGKNALDAIVANGGTFVECVHSVGAPLEPGQEDVAWPCNPTKYITHFPEDRSIWSFGSGYGGNALLGKKCYALRIASSIARDEGWLAEHMLILKLTSPEGEVKYIAAAFPSACGKTNLAMIEPTIPGWKAETLGDDIAWMRFGDDGQLYAVNPEFGLFGVAPGTGYTTNPTAMRAIEAGGNIFTNVALTDDGDVWWEGKTDEKPAHLTDWRGNDWTPDSETPAAHPNSRFCTPIANVPTLAPEWTNPNGVPISAILFGGRRKTTMPLVTETKSWNHGVFMGSVLSSETTAAATGAVGVVRRDPMAMRPFIGYNVGDYLQHWLDIGNTEGAQLPKIFYVNWFRRDDDNSFLWPGFSENSRVLKWVFERVAGTADAAESPLGLTPVEGGLDTEGLDFTDEQLRKALAIKPEEWETELGLIEEWYEQLGDSVPAELRAEVDNLRDRLGLA is encoded by the coding sequence ATGACTGTCCTCGACCATGACGTCGTCGCTGACCAGCTGAAGAACGCACCGACCGATAGCGAGTCGGTGCTCTCGTTCGTCAGCCGGGTCGCCGCCCTCACCACCCCCGACGACATCGTCTGGGTCGATGGTTCGGAAGAGCAGAAGGCCACAATCGCCGACCAGCTCGTCGAAGCCGGCACGATCGTTCGCCTGACCGGCACCAAGGACTCATTCTACGCGGCTTCCGACCCCGAGGATGTCGCCCGTGTGGAAGGCCGCACCTACATCTGCTCCGAAGAGGAGAAGGACGCCGGTGCGCTCAACAACTGGATGGCACCGGCCGAGATGAAGGAGACCCTCGAACCTCTCTTCACCGGTTCGATGCGCGGACGCACCATGTACGTCATCCCCTTCGTCATGGGACATGCTGAGGCAGACCAGCCGATGTTCGGCATCGAGGTCACCGACTCCCCCTACGTCGTGCTCTCCATGCTCGTCATGGCTCGCTCGGGCAAGAACGCCCTCGACGCGATCGTGGCCAACGGCGGCACCTTCGTCGAGTGTGTGCACTCCGTCGGCGCCCCGCTCGAGCCGGGTCAGGAAGATGTCGCTTGGCCATGCAACCCCACCAAGTACATCACCCACTTCCCCGAAGATCGCTCCATCTGGTCCTTCGGCTCCGGATACGGCGGCAACGCCCTGCTCGGCAAGAAGTGCTACGCGCTGCGCATCGCCTCGTCGATCGCCCGCGATGAGGGCTGGCTGGCCGAGCACATGCTCATCCTCAAGCTGACGAGCCCGGAGGGCGAGGTCAAGTACATCGCCGCCGCGTTCCCCTCGGCCTGCGGCAAGACCAACCTCGCCATGATCGAGCCCACCATTCCCGGCTGGAAGGCCGAGACCCTGGGTGATGACATCGCCTGGATGCGCTTCGGCGACGACGGTCAGCTCTACGCCGTCAACCCCGAGTTCGGCCTCTTCGGCGTCGCGCCGGGCACCGGCTACACCACCAACCCGACCGCGATGCGCGCCATCGAAGCTGGCGGCAACATCTTCACCAACGTCGCGCTGACCGACGACGGTGACGTGTGGTGGGAAGGCAAGACCGACGAGAAGCCGGCTCATCTCACCGACTGGCGCGGCAACGACTGGACCCCGGACTCGGAGACTCCAGCCGCTCACCCGAACTCGCGTTTCTGCACCCCGATCGCCAACGTCCCGACCCTGGCTCCCGAGTGGACCAACCCGAACGGTGTGCCGATCTCGGCCATCCTCTTCGGCGGTCGCCGTAAGACCACGATGCCGCTGGTGACCGAGACCAAGAGCTGGAACCACGGTGTGTTCATGGGATCGGTGCTCTCCTCGGAGACCACCGCGGCAGCCACCGGAGCCGTCGGCGTCGTTCGCCGTGACCCCATGGCCATGCGTCCCTTCATCGGCTACAACGTCGGTGACTACCTGCAGCACTGGCTCGACATCGGCAATACCGAGGGTGCCCAGCTGCCTAAGATCTTCTACGTCAACTGGTTCCGCCGCGATGACGACAACTCGTTCCTGTGGCCAGGATTCTCCGAGAACTCACGCGTTCTCAAGTGGGTTTTCGAGCGCGTGGCCGGCACCGCCGACGCAGCCGAATCCCCACTGGGCCTGACCCCTGTCGAGGGCGGGCTGGACACCGAGGGCCTCGATTTCACCGACGAGCAGCTGCGCAAAGCTCTCGCGATCAAGCCCGAGGAGTGGGAGACCGAGCTCGGACTCATCGAAGAATGGTACGAGCAGCTCGGAGATTCGGTTCCTGCCGAACTCCGCGCCGAGGTCGACAACCTGCGTGACCGTCTGGGCCTCGCCTGA